A window of Passer domesticus isolate bPasDom1 chromosome 18, bPasDom1.hap1, whole genome shotgun sequence contains these coding sequences:
- the LOC135283350 gene encoding zinc finger protein 22-like, whose product MVVHEQLLDEEKPYKCLECGKSFRQSSTLICHQMIHTRFHARSHLLLHERIHTDERPFRCPVCGKGFKQNSHLVTHRRIHTGERPYECPQCGKSFSDSSNFIRHLRSHR is encoded by the exons atggtggtccatgagcagcttcttGATgaggagaagccctacaagtgcttggagtgtgggaagagcttcaggcagagcagcacactgatctgccaccagatgatccacact AGGTTTCACGCCAGGTCCCATCTCCTTTTGCATGAGCgaattcacacagatgagaggcccttccgctgccctgtCTGTGGCaagggcttcaagcaaaactcccacctcgtcacccaccggcgcatccacactggggagaggccctacgagtgtccccagtgtgggaagagcttctcagACAGCTCTAACTTCATCAGACACCTGCGGAGTCACCGGTAA